In Primulina huaijiensis isolate GDHJ02 unplaced genomic scaffold, ASM1229523v2 scaffold42149, whole genome shotgun sequence, the sequence GGGTGGGAGGCCCACCCACTTGGGCTTCTCCCAgcccatttattttttttttttaaatttgtaattGTACCAAttgtattaataataaaaaataataaaaatatgaaaaattataaaagacgtaaatattcatcaattttcattaattatttcattcttCCAAAAAGATTATTCTAATTccaaaatctttttttatttctataatattttttttatccgaaatagacaaaaaataataaagaattttttagaaattttgtgAATTAGTGTATTTGGACACAATACAACCAAAATCCttgaattaatattttacacatttcgatatatttaatttattttttaattacatgcaaggttatttttttctttaatttcaaattcgtaataaaattttgattttataaaaattacccggtaaaataatatgaaatgattttaataatacaaaatatcatatttatttaaataataatcatttaaatagtgtaaataaaattcaaaatatatttatttaatgtaaaataaaaacaaagataGATGAGTGACAGTGAGACTCGCGAATAACTAGAATGCtaaaataaatatgagagaatTAAGATGTTAATATTATGTGTACGTGACATATGAACCATACGATTTTTGAGGATCCACCACCGTGTATGCTCTAATAATAGATATTTGTTACGACTTCATTGGATACATAAAATTGAAAAGTTGATCATAAATTTTTCgttatttgtaattttagtctttcatttttttcaaatttttagtcttagctaattatttttgtttttttattttaatatatttttgtacgTTACTTCCACTTTAGCGTAAATCtacttaattttatatttggcgCTTTAAGCATAATGCTCAATTTtcacatatatttatatctttATGTAATGATGATAAATTTCgaagttaaaatatttgattggataattaaattaaatgattttagccAATGCCATAATATCAAGGTGTGGTTCATTTACTTTGGTCAATCGATGAAAAGAACATCTCCGAAATGCCCACAGATTCAAAATCAGTTCACTGGTCAGGGTTCATTTCATCTGTCAATATTAAATAATGAGTTTGTCGTACAAAATTTGTTCAATGTAATAATTTACGTATCCATTGCACAATACATTCTGAATACTTTACAAAATTTTGTCTAAATGACCAAATCTATTGTTTCATGCAACTTTATGCCATTGTTTTTATATTTCTGGTACTATTATTTCGAAAGTTTTTTCAATTATTGAGAGAAAACTTACTATTTCGAAAGTTGGATGTTCTTTGAGGTGCATAATGTCCTCGTACTGGAAAAAAACAGTCTCATTTTGAATCGAGGAGGTCTCATATCATTGAATCtttttgttgtttaattaacATGTTTTTATCTCTTAAACAACAACAATTAGTTCAAAGTAAAACAATGATTTAGTGGCAAAATAACCTGAACAAGAAACCCTTAACAGACAACAATTAAGGCAACATTAAGCTAATTACTCTCGGTGAACAGGATAGCAAATGGTTTCATATGTCTAAATTTCTTGATTGACCTCTGGCCGAGGTGGTTGCTCTCTTCTTGTGGCTCATGATTCTCAAGCTCTGTCTTAATATTTCCATCTCTCTCTCCCTCCTGGATTCTTGATCCTCCACTGACATTAACTTCGCTTGTAGAATATCGATTTTCTCTTCTTTGGATCTAAGTTCCTTCTTCAACTCCGTCAATGTGTCTGTTTCCTCTGTTTTCCAGTCCATTCTTCCTTCTGATTAGAAAAGAAGAAGGCAAATTAGTTAATTTGAACAgtgtaaataaaaataaggGCAGTAGATTTGCTGCAAAATCCTTGAAGCCAAGCAAACATGTAAggttaaaaaaaagaaagaatttgTACCAAACTAAGCATATTAAATTCTTCCAATATCTTAACATTTCTTTCAATATTTACCTGTATCAGTATGAGTCCTCTGGATAAGATCATCAAGCTCAATCTTGACTACAAGATAGAGCTGTTTCCATTTCTCCACAGTTTCATCTCTCCCCATTTTCCACTCATTCTCATGTTCATCGCACTTTCTTCCCATGCATTTCGACCTCATCTCTTCCTTTTCTTCACAAGCCATTCTCAGTCTCTTCAGCTCCGCTTTCAATCTTCTCCTTTCCCGCTTCCACTCCGCTTTCTTGAGCTCGAAAAAGATCGATTCGCGCTCGTAAGATTGGTATTCACTATCTCTGATCCTCATCATTTCATTGACGTCCCCTTGGAGAAGCCTCACTTTGTTTTTCAAACTTTCCACCACCTTTTCACTCGGGTTGCACTTTTCTTTGGTGTGAGAACTGCCCATTCTTCCCTTTTCTGTtgttccttttttttctttcctctcttcTTTGAACACTAGTGGTGGCCTCGAGTCTTATTCAAGATCAATTATTGTATTGAAAATGAAGACGAAAAAGATATGGACACACACATGCTATTTATAAAGATATATTCCGTGAGTGACATGCAAATTCACATGCAgaggaatttaattttttttacatcgtcgtgtttttaaaaaattaagcaCATATATTTCATCGACATCATCTTTTATGCTTGATTTTtacaaacataaaattttaaattaaatacccATTGATTTTACACAGATGTTTTTCGTTTTTCGAATTTTTACAAAGATGTTAAGATTTTTCTGATGTACCCCTAATTATGATGTCCAATGAAAGCGGTCCGCACCAAATCTTtcgttttgaatgaaaaatattagttcATATGCGCGCCACCTGCAGGCACATTACGCACCGACACAAGAAGAAGTAGTCCCTAGAAAGGTTTGTCTTAGGCCATAGGCCCCTCTATTGGCAGGGCTCAGACAAGCTAGAGACCGTGTCCAAACAaccttatataaatttttaaatatatatatatatacatctttatatatatataatttttctccGAAATACGCTTTCGATTTTGGATTGCGTTATCGGCCCTCGGCCTATTTAATATAAGGTGATTTAATTTGTTGTATGAtgcttgattttattttatgaaaggCTCTTTTATTTAGTTACTCGAATCATCAATTGTATTGTGTCAAAAGTAACTCGTGAAGGGGGGCTCCCCTTTCGTGTATGACCCTATTTTCCAGATGTTGACGTGTTTGAAAAGCATCCAGTAGATAATTAtactaattattaataatatcttGTATGGGGAATATTATATTGGGTCGAAGTATTTTATATCAAGAATATAATTTTCTTAACTTTTATAAGAGTACATTAGCATAATTTGAACATTTTCGGTCGTCAATTTGTTTGTTCAGAACTAAACGTTTTCAAtcttaatcttgaaaatttaaatgtaagAGACTTAATTAATGTTTCAGAAATCCAAATCTAAACGTAAATTTTTAATAGATTATGTTAGCTACGCATTAAAGAAAAAGTTGCACTATTTAGATTGAGATGGTCGTCCGACATACGATaacttgagataataaatatgaaaataaagaataaattgaacACCAAGATTTATGTGaaaaaatcctaaaaattattatggtaaaAACCACGAACAAGATaaaaagaatttcactataatattttatgatgtacAACCACTcgctgtgtttccaaagagaacgcacactctcttaatacaggagaacaaacatcttaaaaatattatagaaatAAGCACTTAAATACTATGAGATAGGAGAGAACTCGATGAAGggatgaatgaaatgatcaactGATGCATCTATTTATAGCAGAGCTCAATGGTGTGAAACCGCGTTTTTCTTCGTCAATTTTGCCAACTGCGCTTTTCCGCTTCAAATGATGACTTGACTTTTCCCTCATAATTAATGTGAATTTTCCTATCTTTGCTGACATGAGATATATAAGAATGAAAATAGGGTAATGAGTACGAGAGATACATGTTTATCTGCTGATGTTAGTAGATGGTAATGAATCCGGTAAATTCGTAAAATCCTGATGCTAGTCACGATATCGTTGGATGACAGAAAATTAAGTGTAGTTATGTTTAGACCATAGACAACCAACCATACACCAACATGGTTTTCCA encodes:
- the LOC140969513 gene encoding uncharacterized protein isoform X2, yielding MGSSHTKEKCNPSEKVVESLKNKVRLLQGDVNEMMRIRDSEYQSYERESIFFELKKAEWKRERRRLKAELKRLRMACEEKEEMRSKCMGRKCDEHENEWKMGRDETVEKWKQLYLVVKIELDDLIQRTHTDTGRMDWKTEETDTLTELKKELRSKEEKIDILQAKLMSVEDQESRREREMEILRQSLRIMSHKKRATTSARGQSRNLDI
- the LOC140969513 gene encoding uncharacterized protein isoform X1, yielding MGSSHTKEKCNPSEKVVESLKNKVRLLQGDVNEMMRIRDSEYQSYERESIFFELKKAEWKRERRRLKAELKRLRMACEEKEEMRSKCMGRKCDEHENEWKMGRDETVEKWKQLYLVVKIELDDLIQRTHTDTEGRMDWKTEETDTLTELKKELRSKEEKIDILQAKLMSVEDQESRREREMEILRQSLRIMSHKKRATTSARGQSRNLDI